One Sphingobium sp. Cam5-1 genomic window, GTGGAAGCCCATCGAAGGAAAGTTGAAGAAGGACCAATTGTGATCCATCACGATCTGGTCGTTGCGCATGCCCCAACTATGGTCGCGATAACCCGATCCGTTCACATCAAGGGACACACCCGCAAGCTCCCCTGTCTTGAACGTCACCTTGCCGGTCGCATTCATGCATTGGCCCTGATGGCGGAAGCCGAATCTGTCGAGCGCGGTATTCTCCGAAATAGAGAATTGGTCTGGATTGACGTCCGCGCAGGCGAGGAAGTCGAACAGATGCATGCGCCGGGTAAACCGCAGCGATGCCGCAACATTCTCATCCTCATATTCAACAAGAAACTCTTCCTGCGGCTTCAGGAAATGCACCGTCTGATTGCCATAGCGCAGCAGCTTCTGATGTTCGAACGGCTGGGGCAGGGGAACCTCGCCGCTGTGGCTGATTTTTACACCCTTATGCAGCACCGTGAAGGAGGCAAAAGCCCGGTCAAAGGTCGGCTCCGCGGTACTATGCGCGAGGCAACACAAGTCGCGATCGGGGTCCATGAAGACCCAGAAGTAATTTTCCTTCCAACGCAACCATGCCCGGGCCGGAACTGTGTGGGGATAATCTTCGTGCAGGAGCATAATCGCCTCCAAAAAAACCGGGAAAGGGCGCAAAGGCGCCCTGTCGACCATGAATATGGCGATACCGGCCATGTTCATGACCCGCGCCAATAGAAATGGCGCGGGTCATTTTTTCATTTTCCAGCAACCATGCAGGCGACTGTGATCAGAGATCGAAGCGGACTTCGACCCCGTAAGTCCGCGGATCTCCAACGCCGCCCAGGTCACCGGCAGGCGTATTGGTCTGCGGAATTTCGTTGTTGAAATATCTCTCGTTCGTGAGGTTCGCGCCCCATAGACGGAAGGTCAGCTTGTCATTGAATTCCGGCTTGAACGAGATGCTGCCGTTGAACAGCGTCAGCTTGGGTTCCGTCAGGATGTTGTCGGGGTCCCATTTCAGGTTGGAACGGTAGGACATCTGACCGGCAAAACTGAACTGACCGACCGAGGTTGGCAGATCATAGTTGAAGCCAGCGTTGATTTTCCATTTCGGGGTCTGGGACAGCCGGTTGCCACCCACATCGCCGACTGCCAGCGCCACGCCCCAAGGCGGGGCGAAGATCGGAACGTTGATCGGCGCACTGTCGAAGCTGATGAACTTCGCCCATAGATATTGCCCGGCCAGATCAAGCCTCAGCCGCTCAGTGACCTGGAATGATGTGTCGAACTCGAAACCTTTGGTCCGCGCCTTGTCCGCATTGGCAAAGGCGACGAAGGGCGTCGGACCAGCAGGCGTGTCTACAAGCTGGACCAGCTGGACCTGCGGATCCTTGATGTCGTTGCGGAACACGGCGAAATTCGCGCGCACCCTGCGTTCGAACAGGGTCATCTTCAAACCCGCCTCGTAGGACGTCACCGTTTCCGGATTGGTCGGTGGGGCGGCCAACGGAATAGTATTGAACGTGCCCGACTTGTAGCCGCGACTCCATGTCGCATAAGCCATGATATCGTCAGTAAATTTGTGATCGACCGAAACCTTGTAGGTCCATTTGTCGAAGTTGGCAACTTGGTGAAAACTTCCAGCGGGGATGTCGGCCCCGACTAGCGGCGTTAGCGACACATGGCCGTCCCCTACCACGCGATCTTTCGTGTACCGCAGGCCAAGTGTGACATTCGTCTTGTCATCCACGACGGGGAAAGTCGCCTGCGCGAAGGGAGCCAGCGACTCGATTCTTTGCTGACTAGCAATATTCTGGCTGGCAAGACCGTTCAGAGTGAGGGCGTCACCGTTGATAGCTACATTCACGTCGGTGCGCGAATTCATATAGAACATGCCCAAGATCCAGCTGATCTTCGATGAAGACAAAGACTTCAACTGAAATTCCTGGGTAATCTGCCGGTCTCCGATCTTGATCGGAAATGCCAGCCAGTTCAATTCGGTATGATCGCCCTCATAACTCAGGAATTCTTTCGCCTTCCGGTAGGACGTGATGCTGGTGAAATCCGCAAAGCCAAGCTCCTGATCGATTTTAATCGACCCTCCCCAACCGCGGAGGCGATGGAAAATCTCGGTATTCTCATAGATATCGAAAAAGCCCGGCGGCTGGAAATATTGGGTGCCCTCAAGGGGTGACCCCAGCGGATAGCCACGGGTCGTTCCCGGATAGATATTGACCGAATTGCCCTGATTCTGCCGCTGATAGGTGTAGAATCCACTCAGGCGAATCTTGGTTGTGTCACTCGGTTCAAACACGACCTTGGATCGAATATTATAGAATTTGCGCCGATATGTGTCCTTGCCGGTGAACAGGTTTTTGCCCCATCCATTACCCTGGTTCAGACCGCTGAAGGAGATTCCGGCGGCCACGCCTTCACCCAGCGGCGTCGCCGCGTAGAGCTTGCCGCTGATCGTATCGTAATTGGCGTAGCCCAGCGTTGCTGAAAGATCAGTGGTCTGGCCGGGATCGCGCGTGAAAACCTGCATCAGACCGCCGGTTGAATTGCGACCGAACAATGTTCCTTGCGGACCTTTGAGTACTTCAACACGTTCGATGTTCGCCAGTTCGAGATAGGCGCTCGCAAGACGTGAATAATAGACGTCGTCGATATAGACAGGAACACTTGCTTCGTTACCCGGTGTTGATGCGCCGGGATTCCCAACGCCGCGCAGGAACGGCACGACAACGCCGGACATCTGTGAGACGAACAGTGACGAGTCTGCCTGCTGGAGGTCGGACACGCGGAAAATGCCCTTTGTTTCCAGAGCTTCTCCTGTAAACGCCGTTACCGCGACGGGAACATCCTGCAGGTTCTGACTACGGCGCTGAGCCGTAACGATGATCTCCTGAAGCCCTGCTGGCGAGGATGTGGACGCTGCGTCATTTTGCGGGGCTGCATCAGTTTGGGCAAGCAGGGGCATGGGGGCCACGCTCGCCAATAATAAGCCCGCGATCGAAAACGTCTTCTTCTTCATTGATCTTCCCCTCGACTAAACATTATAGTTATGAATTACTCGACCGAAAGTGGAACAAAGTGAATATTATGTTTTCTTTGTCTGACCTTGTTATGAAGTAGTATCATTTTCGGCCGCTTCGCATAAGGGTGCCAACTGCCGCACCCCTATCAGGTGGGCGCATTTCAGCACCATCAACGACGGCTGTCAAGTAAGTAAACATGCGAACGATAAATATATGTATCTATTTTTTGGAGAAGCCTATCTGCGGTTCGTTCTGACCGCAGCTTCCCGGCCAGCGATGTGGCCGAAGACCAGTGCCGGGCCGATCGTTCCCCCCGCGCCGGGATAAGCCATCCCGGTAATGCTCGCGGCGGCATTGCCTGCCGCATAGAGGCCGGGGATGTTGCCTCCGCGCAAATTCTGCACTTCCGCTCTGGCGCTGATTTTCGGGCCGCCCTTCGTTCCCAAAACGCCGGGATAGACCCGGCACGCGTAATAGGGCGCCTGATCCAGCGGCCCGACCGTTTGAAGTGCGCCTTCCAGCGACCAATCCCCATGATAGCGATCATATTGACTCTCGCCCCGGTGAAAGGCGGGGTCGCTGCCTTCGCGGGCTGATCTGTTGAACTGTTCGACCGTCCGCTCCAGGCCATCGGCATCGACGCCGATCTGTTCTGCAAGCGCGCGCAGCGTCGCCGCCTGTATCATCCAGTTCGGGACAGGGTCACTCGGATAGCGTGTGAGCACCGGATATTTGTCCAGATAAGCCTGATGGAAGATGATCCACGCCTCCCGATTGGGATAGTCGAACGTCTGAGGGTCGAACTGGAAGAAAGAGCGGCCAAGATCGTTATAATTGCATGCTTCATTGACGAACCGCTGTCCCTTGCGGTTCACCATGATCGACCCTGGCTTCGTCAGCTCGGTCACGGCAAAACGGATCGCGGGATTGCCATCATATTCCTCGCCCGGAATCTTCATGATCGGCATCCACCAGGCCTCATCCGTGTTCGCAAGGGCGGCCCCGGCCTCCGCTGCCATCAACAGACCATCACCCTCATTGTCTGGCGGACTCGCCGCTCCCTCATGTGGCCCGCGCAGCAGGTCCTTCACCAGACCGGCGTTCCATTCAAAGCCACCGCTGGCGATAATGACGCCACGCCGCGCACGCATCTCGAAGGGCTCGCCGTCCTTGCTGCCCGCAACGCCCGTGACCGCGCCTTCATGCATGACAAGGCTTTGCGCGCGCATGCCAAACAGGATGCGCACGCCTTTCTCAACCACGCTGGCGGCGAGTCCTGCCACGAGCGCGTTACCAACGCCCACCAGCCCTTTTTCCAGCCGGTCGCCGATTATGGCGGGGTCGAAGATGTCAACGCCATCCTCAAGGTCGTTGCTCGACACCGGAATGGGAAAGGTCAGGCTGCTCCGCAATCTCGGCCGCAAATCCCCCAGCTTATTGCCGGGAAACAAGCCAGCCGACAGGGACCGTCCGAACGTCCCGCCGGGAAGCTCGGGATGATAATCGGGCCATTTCAGCGCCCTAAATTGAATGTCCGTCTGCGCCTCGATGAACTTGATGACGTCCGCGCCCTGATCGACATAGGTTTCGATCATCTCGTCATCCATACGGCCCAAAGACTGACGCCGCATGTAGGTGAGCGCCGCCTCGCGGCTGTCGCTGGTCCCGACTTCATGCATATGGTGATTGCACGGAATCCAGGGCACGCCCCCTGACATCGCCGTGGTCCCGCCGAGTTTTTCCGAACGTTCCAGAATGACGACATCTGCTCCCGCATAACGCGCGCTCAGGGCAGCTGCTAGCCCCGCAGCGCCCGAGCCAATCACGATGACGTCGGTTTCTTCAATCCCATCCTGCTCGGGCACCCTGTCCTCCTGAAACTATCATATGGTCTTTGCAGCGGCGCCTGATTGAAGGCGCCGCCACGGCCGATCAGGCATTTTCTCGTGCCAGCGCGAACTGGCGTGCGACGGCGTCGAAGGATCGCTTCGCCGCTTCCTCCGGCTCAAGCGCACGAAATTCGTGCGACAACATCTCGATCCCGTAACAGCCGTCATATCCGGTCGCCGCGATGGCTCGCAGAAAGGCTGGTACATCGAAGCTGCCTTCGCCCGGCAGCAGACGATTGTCCGTCGAGTCATCGAACAGACCGCCAACGACTTCAGCCGCCGCGTCGTCCAGCTCGACATGCTTGATATAGCTGGCGGGGAGCGCTGCTACCTCTTCATAAGGAATGCCCGGACGCGTCATGTGCCAGATGTCGATCAACAGCCCGCCATTATCCGACCCGGCCATTTCGATAAGTTGCCGCCCCGACTTGAGGTCGCGAATATTGGCTAGGGGAAAGACCTCGATCGATACATGGGCGCCCACCTCCGCAGCCTGATCGCAGAGCAGCCGGAAGTCGGCGGCCATGGTCTCCATCGATACGCCACTGTCGCTGATGTCTCCGACGATCTTGATATGCTTGGTCCCGATCTCGACGGCGGTATCCAGCCATAGGCGACGCATCTTATCAGAAGCGGCCCGCGCCTCGCCCTTCGCAAACCAGTCAGTCAGGCACTCGATTTCCAGGAACTGGATACCGGCATCGTCCAGGATGCGACGAATGCCCGCCGTGCCATGCAAGGCAACGTTCGCGGCCAGATCATCGCCTGACAGGCCCATGCCGTAATAGCCCGCAGCGACTGCCGCAGCGGCCCGCCGTTCCAGCGGAAAAGGGCTGGCCACAGGCGCACCGGGATAAGCATCCCCCGCGATCGTGTAATAGGTCGCTACAATTTTCGGATCATTCATGATGAAATTCCTTCGTCAGCATCGCGGGAAGGGGGGAGGCCCTTCCTGCTCGACAGGGTGTTCAGAAGCGGTTTGATCCGCGCGCGGCTTCACGGCCAGCAATGTGGCCAAAGGTCAGCGCGGGACCGAGCGTCGCGCCGCCGCCCGGATAT contains:
- a CDS encoding TonB-dependent receptor, with the translated sequence MKKKTFSIAGLLLASVAPMPLLAQTDAAPQNDAASTSSPAGLQEIIVTAQRRSQNLQDVPVAVTAFTGEALETKGIFRVSDLQQADSSLFVSQMSGVVVPFLRGVGNPGASTPGNEASVPVYIDDVYYSRLASAYLELANIERVEVLKGPQGTLFGRNSTGGLMQVFTRDPGQTTDLSATLGYANYDTISGKLYAATPLGEGVAAGISFSGLNQGNGWGKNLFTGKDTYRRKFYNIRSKVVFEPSDTTKIRLSGFYTYQRQNQGNSVNIYPGTTRGYPLGSPLEGTQYFQPPGFFDIYENTEIFHRLRGWGGSIKIDQELGFADFTSITSYRKAKEFLSYEGDHTELNWLAFPIKIGDRQITQEFQLKSLSSSKISWILGMFYMNSRTDVNVAINGDALTLNGLASQNIASQQRIESLAPFAQATFPVVDDKTNVTLGLRYTKDRVVGDGHVSLTPLVGADIPAGSFHQVANFDKWTYKVSVDHKFTDDIMAYATWSRGYKSGTFNTIPLAAPPTNPETVTSYEAGLKMTLFERRVRANFAVFRNDIKDPQVQLVQLVDTPAGPTPFVAFANADKARTKGFEFDTSFQVTERLRLDLAGQYLWAKFISFDSAPINVPIFAPPWGVALAVGDVGGNRLSQTPKWKINAGFNYDLPTSVGQFSFAGQMSYRSNLKWDPDNILTEPKLTLFNGSISFKPEFNDKLTFRLWGANLTNERYFNNEIPQTNTPAGDLGGVGDPRTYGVEVRFDL
- a CDS encoding FAD-dependent oxidoreductase; its protein translation is MPEQDGIEETDVIVIGSGAAGLAAALSARYAGADVVILERSEKLGGTTAMSGGVPWIPCNHHMHEVGTSDSREAALTYMRRQSLGRMDDEMIETYVDQGADVIKFIEAQTDIQFRALKWPDYHPELPGGTFGRSLSAGLFPGNKLGDLRPRLRSSLTFPIPVSSNDLEDGVDIFDPAIIGDRLEKGLVGVGNALVAGLAASVVEKGVRILFGMRAQSLVMHEGAVTGVAGSKDGEPFEMRARRGVIIASGGFEWNAGLVKDLLRGPHEGAASPPDNEGDGLLMAAEAGAALANTDEAWWMPIMKIPGEEYDGNPAIRFAVTELTKPGSIMVNRKGQRFVNEACNYNDLGRSFFQFDPQTFDYPNREAWIIFHQAYLDKYPVLTRYPSDPVPNWMIQAATLRALAEQIGVDADGLERTVEQFNRSAREGSDPAFHRGESQYDRYHGDWSLEGALQTVGPLDQAPYYACRVYPGVLGTKGGPKISARAEVQNLRGGNIPGLYAAGNAAASITGMAYPGAGGTIGPALVFGHIAGREAAVRTNRR
- a CDS encoding sugar phosphate isomerase/epimerase family protein, which encodes MNDPKIVATYYTIAGDAYPGAPVASPFPLERRAAAAVAAGYYGMGLSGDDLAANVALHGTAGIRRILDDAGIQFLEIECLTDWFAKGEARAASDKMRRLWLDTAVEIGTKHIKIVGDISDSGVSMETMAADFRLLCDQAAEVGAHVSIEVFPLANIRDLKSGRQLIEMAGSDNGGLLIDIWHMTRPGIPYEEVAALPASYIKHVELDDAAAEVVGGLFDDSTDNRLLPGEGSFDVPAFLRAIAATGYDGCYGIEMLSHEFRALEPEEAAKRSFDAVARQFALARENA